The segment TACGCAAGcaacaatataattttattaattaattaagccAAAGGCCGTTCTCTTTCCTGTCAGATTGCCTAGATTGATGAAATTTGTGATTGTCGGCAAGGTCATCAAAGGAAATGCGCAAAAGTAGGAAAAGGGTAGttaaatgtgtaattttttgtGAGTCTATGACGTAGTGGATCGCAACACATGTATTTATGATTCATTAATTACAAAATCTAAAACATAATTAAGAAATCTTCTTCGAGCAAAATTGTAATCCGTGATATCTTAATTGAATATTATCACAAAAAATCTTTAAACAGACCGTTAAGATATTGATTCGAGATGTAAaagcacatttttatttgtacaagattctaaaaaaatatatattcacataaACGCTaacaaaatctacaaaaagaaCCAGAAACCTTGCACATTTCGACTTGTAGACATTTTCCTTATTTTCCCACGCCCGCAAATGTATGCTAGCCCGCACTAGCAGAGCAGCGGACATTGTACTACATCATGTGAAAGAATCCTGCGAGTCGCTCTCACAGTCACACAAACACTTGCACATTTGTACAAGCAACCGTACTTCCTTGTATTTTGGAGCAATAGCATGGGAAAATGTAGAAAATGTGAATGAACTCACAAACGTGATTATCAGCGAGCGCACTCGTCACTTTAGCCGCAGGataccaacacatacacacgcatgcaAACCAACTGCTGATGGGCAGGATAATGTGCTGGGAATAAAGGGCAGAGTGAGAGCCAACGACGAGTAGTGACGAGTGTTGCGAATGCACTCAATTGTTGCGCAGTGAGTATTTTCCATTAATCTTGGCACATTGTTATTGTGTTTGGTTATATTAATATTACTCGTACTATTACTAGTACTATGCAACTTGGGTGCGTACTCGAAACTTCCGCTTCGGCTACTACAAAAAGCGCCACACAAGCGACTTCCTCTTGACGAATGGCAGGCGAACTATATCCTTTGAGTGTAAAAAGACTATAGGCATGTGTGCGAATAGACAATAGATAGGGCTTGAACTGCGTTGTGAGGCAGTcctgttttataaatatacgcgtatgtatatatattgtatagttTTGCATGAGGACTTGTAAATGGCATTCAGAAAAGTTGTGAGGCAAGGAACTTTACTCACCATTTTGAAATCTTATGATGGAGCAgcgaaaaaaagttttgcgaaattCCTATTCAagattgcttgttgttgttgacatttgtaaaacacCAAGGATTGTTTCGTCGTTTTTTTCAGGGCTTCAGGtatagattttatatatttattgggTTATAGAAGAGTTATTTAAACAAgtctatataaaatttaatgacacatttcttttttataacagTGATGACAAAATTCAaagtattttgtattatttgcttACAATTTTCACATACAATACTACTTCacaaaattatcacaaaactcatttaattgcaaaaattttatcagCATGTCGTTTATTTTGGTTTCCTCCCTTGTTATTCGCGTTTATTTGCAGCTGACTTTCCAATAGCACACAAATATTCGAATTCCACTGATAACAAAACAATCACATTAAacgtttatttgtatgtgtgcacttAGGTAATTATGTTAACACGTCCGTTATGTGCCAATTAATTAAAGCAGTAACGGTTAATTGttcattgtttttatataaaattgaaatgtcACTTAACTTTACTGCCTTCCGCTACCTTTGGCATTTGTGACTTGCTGGCCTCACCATCAAATTGTGTCTGTGCCGCTTTTAGTtggttttgtagtttttattattttcttatttgaatGGGTTTGCGCAGCCGACTAGAACGTACTCGTAGATGTTTGTAGAGTCATACAAACGCATCGCATATATTAAGTACATATTTGAAGGCAGGAGGGGTGATTCCATCATAGGCAATAGTAATGGCATATACGGTGGTTGTAGAGGTAGTAGCTCACTGCCTTTAATGCTCATACTGCGCAGCTACAAATGAGAATTTGCGTGGCTCTAAATGGTAGACATTTTATATTCGTACTATGTGAGGGTAGTGTGGGCTATAGTTTTCACACGTGCCGGTTcgctaatttttgttttggtttttgtttacttGACGCACACCATCCACCTTCGCCTGCTCTCATCATGCATAAGAGATATTGCAAAATCGTTTCTCCATGCAAAAATTCGCTCATTTGTTTAGATCTgcgtaatattttaattttctttacataattttactaattacacaaaaatatattatttaagttttgaTAAATTTCAGATTAGAACGTTAGACGCCTACTGGTAATAATAATAGGAAAAAAGTTCATGTGCTCTATTgcaccacatacatatgtacataaatcttaAACAAACTAATTATTCGGATTTTGAGCATAACTAAATGatgtttggtttaattttaaattattcactTCCAACCTATTTTCATAAGCGTGTAAAATGGGAATATTTAATAAGCGAGTAATTTAAAAAAGGCAgacaatttttattcattattgcCTTGGATTAGATAAAGACAAACGAACATCAGTAGttattagtaataaaaaaaatgtgttatatcAAATACTAAATAAGTACGTGATTAGATATATTCATCAGTAAAAACGAGCCTATAGCCTTCTTTATAATGTAATAATTACATtagtaaattcaaaatataaatacaacaaataaacaaatgtaaaattttgcaaCATACCTCAGATCACTTTTGCTATTTTATACATCTTTTTCCaaaagcatacatttttaattacttctTTTATGATTCGAAGTAAGCAGTCGAATTTTCAAATGCCTTTGAATGAGTTCCACGGCACAATCTATGTAATCTACTCTAAATATATTAACTGCAGGAAGGTACGTATCGCATAACttctcaattttttgttttctaaccGCTTTATCACAATTCTTCAATTCTAACTCAACTGCGCTACGAGGTGTCATAGACAACCAGTTGTCACGGGGGCTATTTGGATTCCAAAGGACTACTTCACCACAAACTTCACAATATTGCCCAAATTTCAATTCAACGTCTGCGGTGACGAATTTAAATAGACGCAAATTTACTGTGCCTTCCGGTAGATTGCAAGccctttaaagaaaaaatattaaacaaattttataaagaataacTTCTACTTGTAATAAATTCTGAAAAACCTGGGTAATATTGAAGATTGATTGATATTTTCCAGCACGGGGTAACCATTTTGGTGTTGAATCAATTTGCCGATCACAGTGCAACGTCCATGgtgtaattttaaaaagtttttttgcaGTACTAGCTCTTCCACTAAAAGAAATTTGTGATAAAAACAATATTCTAGTAAATCAATACCTTCCatgttttcattcaaatcattttctttcatttccgTCATTTTGAAGATTACTTTAATAAaacaatgtaaatatattactCCCAATCAGCAgctatacaaaaaatacaaaataaaaggcGCGAGACCTcacatatgtacgcatataaTACTGGGTGCTTCAAGTAACTTGAAATTTAAACTCTGCTCAACTAAAACtcaacttttataaaatgaagaacatgtatacatataagatGCAACTTATTGAAAATGTAAACATATTCTTAAATTAGTTTTAGCTtgctattttcaaataaattgtctaaaaataaatctttttagAAGTAttcatttttagcttttttaatATGCAGAGCATAATTAAACACAGCTAGGCGGAATGTCGTCAAAAGAAGAGTGATAATAGGAGCAACCCTGATAGTAAAAATGTTGAGGAAGTGGcagaaattgagaaaatttGTACGTGAAAAGATCAAAATTGTCGCCGAGGTTGACGAAATcgaaaaaagcgaaatttttgGTAACTTAAATGTGAAATTTGTGTGTTTAATAATTCGCAATATTTAAGCTTAAGCGcattagtaaaatatttcattattgaaaATCTAAATGAGAAAACGCAGACAATTTGTGAATGTTGAAAATCGAAGAAAAGTTACCAAGTATTTCATAGAAAGAGGTGCGAACTAGCTGGAATGCAAAGTGCAGCAGAGGCAACGTTCGGCAGTGGGTCCCAAACCCCCACCTCAAATTATACGAGTAGAGATTACTTGGTCGGTCGGTTAATGTGTTGCGAAAAAGTCGAATAATTGCGAGAGGAGTGGCGGCTACTGCGTATGGATGAGCTAGTTACGCGCAAAACGCATACAATTGAAGGACAGAATGTTGGCTGCCATTCTCAAAAGAAAAGTTGAAAGAATAAGTGGTTTTAAGaattatatctaaaaaaaagtgtaGTTGACGGTTGAAAGTGATTTGTCGCTGTGTCAATGGATATAATTGGAATATGAAGTAAAAATTACATGTTCttgaaattaataatgaaaaccTCAATATCCTATTAATTACTTCAAAATGTgttttcttatacatatatatttaaaaacgtaTGTACCAAATTGAGtatatcataatatttttttttatgcaatcGCGTTCCATTTTTGCTATCTTTTTCATTCTTTATTCTCTTTTGTGGTCTGTTGCGAGATTTTCACGCGGCTGTTGGATTTATGTCAGATTGGAAACAACAATTATTCAAAGCAATGACGGAGACGAAACAGACAGCAACGACAGTGTCAACTGATTTATATTGTGATAAAAGGTTTACCCGCAAAAGTAAATGTGTGCACTACATAGGAATCCTTCCAATTGTAAACACTTTATCGTTATATTATCATTGTCAATTTTGTAATCGTTGAGATTTCAATACCGGAAAGCATCGCTCTTCTGCCGGCATTCCTATAAAAATCCTCCAATCGTGAACTAAGCGTAGGGTCCGATATTTGCGGCTATATTTGCAGTTCATTGTGTTGATGCAACAATCTGTTATTGATGCATTTGCTGCTAGTACATTCTACTCTTCTTGTTTAGCTAGCGGAATCTTCGGGAGCGTTCGGTCTACATTATTTCACTGTGGAGTATGGCCAGGGTTACCGTATGCTTATTGGAGTTTAGTTTGAAAGAGTAAGATGAAAATTATCGTGAAATCAAAACTTTCAAACACTAGTTGTTTTGAAACATAAAGGGTCTCCtactttttgaaaacttaagGAATAATTGTAAATAAGCACATTATTTTGTAGCGGTAAGCAGAAAGTGTTGGCAGTACTGATTAATTGGATTGATTTCGAGTGGTGTGGATACCGATCGTATTGGAGCTGCGCAGTTGCTCAGTTTCCACTGTCAAAGTAGCTATTTTCCCCATCTTCACAAGTGTTCTGCTTTATATCCATTTACACGGGTATTTTTGTTGATTGTATTTGGCTTATTGTATATAAGTAGTTGCGAAGAGGATCGGCGAAAATAAATAGTGTGCTTTGGAAAATGTAAACTCACTTGGTATATTTTCAGAACAAATAGACTGAGGCAGGCAGCAATAATAACCGAGTAA is part of the Bactrocera dorsalis isolate Fly_Bdor unplaced genomic scaffold, ASM2337382v1 BdCtg202, whole genome shotgun sequence genome and harbors:
- the LOC105224486 gene encoding uncharacterized protein LOC105224486, translated to MTEMKENDLNENMEGIDLLEYCFYHKFLLVEELVLQKNFLKLHHGRCTVIGKLIQHQNGYPVLENINQSSILPRACNLPEGTVNLRLFKFVTADVELKFGQYCEVCGEVVLWNPNSPRDNWLSMTPRSAVELELKNCDKAVRKQKIEKLCDTYLPAVNIFRVDYIDCAVELIQRHLKIRLLTSNHKRSN